One segment of Coffea arabica cultivar ET-39 chromosome 7c, Coffea Arabica ET-39 HiFi, whole genome shotgun sequence DNA contains the following:
- the LOC140010497 gene encoding cold-regulated 413 plasma membrane protein 2-like, translated as MGRSPVDYLAMKTDQNPVTAELIDSDINELKMAAKKLFNHATRLSGLAVGTSFLKWVASFAAIYLLILDRTNWRTNMLTSLLVPYIFFSLPAALFSFLRGEFGKWVAFIAVVLRLFYPRHFPDWLEMPGALILLLVVSPSFFAHALRNNLVGVFICLIIGCYLLQEHIRASGGFRNSFTQKHGISNTVGIILLLVYPIWSLVLHFL; from the exons ATGGGGAGGAGCCCAGTTGATTATTTGGCCATGAAAACGGACCAAAATCCAGTCACGGCTGAATTGATTGATTCTGACATCAATGAATTAAAAATGGCAgccaagaaactcttcaaccacGCGACCAGACTCAGCGGCCTTGCTGTTGGCACTTCTTTTCTCAAATGGGTCGCATCTTTCGCTGCCAT TTATCTGTTGATATTGGATCGGACAAATTGGAGGACTAACATGCTGACTTCACTTTTAGTACCATACATCTTTTTCAGTTTGCCTGCAGCTCTTTTCAGCTTCTTGAG GGGAGAGTTCGGGAAGTGGGTTGCTTTCATTGCCGTTGTACTGAGGCTTTTCTACCCTCGACATTTCCCAG ACTGGCTGGAGATGCCTGGTGCACTAATACTTTTGCTGGTGGTTTCCCCGAGCTTCTTTGCTCATGCCCTGAGGAACAACCTGGTTGGCGTTTTCATATGCCTCATTATCGGTTGCTATCTCCTGCAAGAGCATATCCGGGCATCTGGAGGATTCCGCAATTCTTTCACGCAAAAACATGGCATTTCTAACACCGTCGGCATCATCCTCTTGCTGGTGTACCCAATCTGGTCCCTGGTACTTCACTTCCTCTGA
- the LOC113701764 gene encoding BTB/POZ domain-containing protein At5g66560, translated as MDAEKPSSKGQAWFCTTGLPSDVVIEVDDMTFHLHKFPLMSKSLKLHKLITEQEKIPKTTSSSFSSAKFQKPSESEKDDADDNNTSTNNKDDQGEIIAEEELVDDEDEAEYCHITLPDFPGGSEALETAAKFCYGVKIELSPSNVAALRCAGGFLQMTEEYSEDNLISKTERYLSQTVLRNIKDSIQTLHSCQKLLPLAENLGIVQRCLEAIASKTSSADPSLFGWPVSEGIAERAGNNARRKLTGAAAARGGGAAVAGAEVWFEELTLLSLEFFKRLLSAMKEGDASAEIIENCLVYYAKKYIPGISRANRKPSSSISSSSSVPSENEQRELLETVISNLPTEKSSSSSTTTRFLFGLLRTANILNCSDACRATLETKIGSQLEQATLDDLLIPSYSYLNETLYDVDCVERILGYFLRGLEERSASRIEGEGENSSVRSAALMLVGKLIDGYLSEIASDANLKSDRFYQLAISLPDHARLFDDGLYRAVDVYLKAHPWLSEQEREKICGILDCQKLTLEACTHAAQNERLPLRAVVQVLFFEQLQLRHAIAGTLLAADVPPALETGRQLEPGEEDEEVVGTGLARAGEGEGNGNTSTWRAAVRENQVLRLDMDSMRTRVHELERECSTMKKAIETIDKVGPRRERGGGGWRSKFGCKFKTQVCDSHESATVVEARKGRSHRHSSPK; from the exons ATGGACGCTGAGAAACCCAGTTCCAAAGGGCAAGCATG GTTTTGTACGACAGGTTTGCCAAGCGATGTTGTAATCGAAGTAGACGACATGACTTTCCATCTTCACAAG tTTCCTCTTATGTCAAAAAGCCTAAAGCTTCACAAGCTAATAACAGAGCAAGAGAAAATTCCAAAAACaacctcctcctccttctcctcCGCTAAATTCCAAAAACCCTCTGAATCAGAGAAGGACGATGCTGATGATAATAATACTAGTACCAATAACAAAGATGACCAAGGAGAGATTATTGCAGAGGAAGAACTAGTAGATGACGAAGATGAGGCAGAGTACTGTCACATCACACTCCCTGATTTTCCGGGAGGTTCGGAGGCTCTCGAGACCGCCGCTAAATTCTGTTATGGCGTCAAGATCGAGCTGTCGCCATCAAACGTGGCTGCTCTCCGCTGTGCTGGAGGTTTTCTCCAAATGACTGAAGAGTACTCCGAGGACAACCTCATTTCCAAAACTGAGAGGTACCTCTCCCAAACTGTCCTCAGAAACATCAAAGACTCCATTCAAACGCTCCACTCTTGCCAGAAGCTCCTGCCTCTGGCCGAGAATCTCGGCATCGTTCAGCGATGCCTTGAAGCAATTGCCAGTAAAACTTCCTCCGCAGATCCATCCCTCTTCGGTTGGCCGGTGAGCGAAGGAATTGCCGAAAGAGCTGGTAATAATGCTCGTCGGAAACTCACAGGTGCAGCTGCTGCCAGAGGCGGTGGCGCAGCTGTCGCCGGAGCGGAAGTTTGGTTTGAAGAACTGACATTATTAAGTTTAGAATTTTTCAAGCGGTTGCTTTCTgcgatgaaagaaggcgatgcaAGTGCTGAAATTATTGAGAACTGTCTTGTGTATTACGCCAAGAAGTACATTCCAGGAATTTCGCGAGCAAATCGGAAACCTTCGTCTTCAATCTCATCATCCTCTTCAGTTCCTTCCGAAAATGAGCAGAGAGAGCTTCTGGAGACTGTAATATCTAACCTTCCCACGGAAAAGAGCTCGAGCTCCTCTACTACCACGAGATTTCTCTTCGGCTTATTACGAACAGCTAATATACTGAATTGCTCGGATGCTTGTCGTGCTACATTGGAGACGAAAATTGGATCGCAACTGGAACAAGCAACGCTAGATGATCTACTGATTCCGAGTTATTCGTATTTGAACGAAACGCTCTATGATGTGGATTGTGTGGAAAGGATTTTAGGATACTTCCTTCGAGGATTGGAGGAGAGATCCGCGAGTAGAATCGAAGGCGAAGGGGAGAACAGCAGCGTAAGATCAGCGGCACTAATGTTGGTCGGAAAATTAATTGACGGTTACTTATCGGAAATTGCATCCGATGCTAATTTAAAGTCGGATAGGTTTTACCAGCTCGCCATTTCTTTGCCTGACCACGCCAGACTGTTTGACGACGGCCTTTATAGAGCCGTTGATGTTTATCTCAAG gCTCATCCGTGGTTGTctgaacaagagagagagaaaatttgtGGTATTTTAGATTGCCAGAAGTTGACATTAGAAGCGTGCACCCACGCGGCACAGAACGAGCGGCTGCCGCTGAGGGCGGTGGTTCAAGTGCTATTTTTTGAGCAACTGCAGCTCCGGCATGCGATTGCGGGGACGCTGCTGGCGGCGGATGTGCCCCCTGCACTGGAGACGGGGAGGCAGTTGGAGCCTGGGGAGGAGGATGAGGAGGTGGTTGGGACAGGGTTGGCACGggcgggggagggagaggggaaCGGGAACACCAGCACGTGGAGGGCGGCGGTGAGGGAGAATCAGGTGCTGCGGCTGGACATGGATAGTATGAGGACTAGGGTGCATGAGTTGGAGCGCGAATGCTCTACCATGAAGAAGGCTATTGAGACGATTGATAAGGTTGGTCCTCGTCGCGAGAGAGGTGGTGGTGGTTGGAGGAGCAAGTTTGGGTGCAAATTCAAGACTCAGGTCTGTGATTCACACGAATCGGCCACCGTAGTGGAGGCAAGAAAAGGGCGGAGCCACCGTCATAGTAGTCCAAAATAA